GAGCTACAACGGCCCGCAGATCGCATTGGGTTATGCCTGTGCTTATCCGCTCGGCGTAGTAGGTATTATCGGTTCTATCATCGCTATCCGCTACATCTTCCGTGTCAATATGGCAAAAGAAGAAGAAAGCCTGAAAATGCAGAGCGGAGATGCACACCATAAGCCGCATATGTTGAGCCTTGAGGTACGCAACGAGTCTATCAGTGGAAAGACACTGATTGAGATTAAAGAATTTCTAGGACGTCAGTTCGTTTGCTCCCGCATTCGTCACGAAGGACACGTAAGCATTCCGAACCATGAGACTATTTTCAATGTAGGCGACCAGCTATTTATCGTCTGCTCTGAAGAAGATGCACCCGCCATTACCGTATTCATCGGTAAGGAAGTAGATATAGACTGGGAGAAACAAGATCTCCCAATGGTATCCCGCCGTATCCTGGTCACCAAACCGGAAATCAACGGAAAGACGCTGGGTTCTATGCACTTCCGTAGTATGTACGATGTTAATGTAACCCGTGTCAATCGTTCCGGTATGGACTTGTTTGCTGATCCCAACCTGATACTGCAAGTAGGCGACCGTGTTATGGTAGTAGGCCAGCAGGATGCAGTAGAGCGTGTAGCAGGTGTCTTAGGTAATCAATTGAAGCGCTTGGATACTCCGAATATCGTAACTATTTTCGTAGGTATTTTCCTGGGTATCCTTTTGGGTAGTCTTCCTATCGCATTCCCCGGTATGCCGACACCATTGAAACTTGGTCTGGCAGGTGGTCCGCTGGTAGTTGCAATCCTTATCGGACGCTTCGGTCATAAACTCCACCTGGTGACTTATACCACCATGAGCGCCAACCTGATGCTTCGTGAAATCGGTATTGTGCTGTTCCTTGCCAGTGTGGGTATAGATGCCGGCGCCAACTTCGTACAAACGGTTGTCGAGGGTGATGGATTACTTTATGTAGGTTGTGGTTTCTTAATTACCGTCATTCCGTTACTCATTATCGGTGCTATCGCCAGACTATATTATAAAGTAAACTACTTTACCCTCATGGGATTGATTGCCGGTAGTAATACCGACCCTCCCGCATTGGCGTACGCCAATCAGACAACATCCGGAGATGCTCCGGCAGTAGGTTACTCTACTGTTTATCCATTATCTATGTTCCTCCGCATTCTGACGGGACAAATGATATTACTGGCAATGATGTAAATCAAGCTTAGCTTATATAAATGATAAAGCCGGCCAACTCCATAAGAGGAATAGCCGGCTTTATTTTATTTACTACCCAGTCAGTTTCTCCGAATCAAAACCTTAATTGTAACTTCTTAGCCACAAATTCTTCTACAAACCGTACCGTTTCTTCAATCCCTAAAGAAGACGAATCAATACACAGATGATAAGTAG
The nucleotide sequence above comes from Bacteroides caccae. Encoded proteins:
- a CDS encoding putative transporter, with protein sequence MDWLQSLLWDPSSVAHIVFLYAFVVAAGVYLGKIKIFGVSLGVTFVLFAGILMGHFGFTADTHILHFIREFGLILFVFCIGLQVGPSFFSSFKKGGMTLNLLAVGIVVLNIAVALGLYYLWNGRVELPMMVGILYGAVTNTPGLGAANEALNQLSYNGPQIALGYACAYPLGVVGIIGSIIAIRYIFRVNMAKEEESLKMQSGDAHHKPHMLSLEVRNESISGKTLIEIKEFLGRQFVCSRIRHEGHVSIPNHETIFNVGDQLFIVCSEEDAPAITVFIGKEVDIDWEKQDLPMVSRRILVTKPEINGKTLGSMHFRSMYDVNVTRVNRSGMDLFADPNLILQVGDRVMVVGQQDAVERVAGVLGNQLKRLDTPNIVTIFVGIFLGILLGSLPIAFPGMPTPLKLGLAGGPLVVAILIGRFGHKLHLVTYTTMSANLMLREIGIVLFLASVGIDAGANFVQTVVEGDGLLYVGCGFLITVIPLLIIGAIARLYYKVNYFTLMGLIAGSNTDPPALAYANQTTSGDAPAVGYSTVYPLSMFLRILTGQMILLAMM